A single genomic interval of Nostoc commune NIES-4072 harbors:
- a CDS encoding type II toxin-antitoxin system Phd/YefM family antitoxin has product METVNIHQAKTNLSKLLSRVELGEEIIISNRGIPIAKLVPFHNSSNRLNSLGQDKGRFVVPDDFNAPLPEEILAAFEGGEE; this is encoded by the coding sequence ATGGAAACCGTAAATATTCATCAAGCTAAAACGAATCTCTCAAAGCTGTTGTCACGCGTAGAACTTGGAGAAGAAATCATTATTTCCAATCGAGGTATTCCGATCGCCAAGTTGGTTCCGTTTCACAACTCATCAAATCGACTCAATAGTTTAGGGCAAGATAAAGGGCGTTTTGTAGTGCCAGATGATTTCAATGCCCCTTTACCAGAAGAAATTTTGGCAGCATTTGAGGGCGGTGAGGAGTGA